In the genome of Fulvitalea axinellae, one region contains:
- a CDS encoding transposase, with amino-acid sequence MKTRTTRRKFSAKFKAEVAIEALKERETTQELCRRYDLHATQISQWKNEFLQRSSSVFEGGKDRKEHEKTEKATDQLYSKIGKLEMENDFLKKSLKKLGRL; translated from the coding sequence ATGAAAACGAGAACGACACGCAGAAAATTCAGCGCCAAATTCAAGGCGGAAGTAGCGATCGAAGCACTGAAGGAAAGAGAAACCACCCAAGAACTCTGCAGACGGTACGATCTTCACGCCACCCAGATTTCACAATGGAAAAATGAGTTTCTGCAGCGCTCGTCCAGCGTTTTTGAGGGTGGCAAAGATAGAAAAGAACACGAGAAAACGGAGAAGGCGACAGACCAACTGTACAGTAAAATAGGAAAGCTTGAGATGGAAAACGACTTCCTAAAAAAAAGCTTAAAGAAGTTGGGGCGTCTATAG
- a CDS encoding Arm DNA-binding domain-containing protein, whose amino-acid sequence MNTNIKIMFWLRRNREAKSLVSPVYCRLSYAGKRVEISTGVNVPTFKWKNGLVKGNGVVEKAQNSMLKNMMAKLILISNSMDKSDTSFSLIDVKKNIWV is encoded by the coding sequence ATGAATACAAATATCAAAATTATGTTCTGGCTCCGAAGGAACAGGGAGGCCAAATCGCTAGTGTCGCCAGTTTATTGTCGTTTGTCGTATGCAGGTAAAAGAGTAGAAATTTCGACAGGCGTAAATGTACCAACTTTCAAGTGGAAAAACGGTCTAGTAAAGGGAAACGGGGTCGTTGAAAAAGCACAAAATTCGATGTTGAAAAACATGATGGCCAAATTGATTTTAATCTCTAATTCTATGGATAAAAGCGATACTAGCTTTTCCCTCATAGACGTAAAAAAAAATATTTGGGTGTAA
- a CDS encoding TlpA disulfide reductase family protein has translation MKSLLSIFLCALLCATAGCAQKNGKNYKVINSPEQKRNGMAFTVSQVIIDDTCTILELRVALGEEKKLEHYLKKTYLNPHGTEQKLNFYKYKPLKVTSPEIYKRVCLAYYPHIPAGTEFITLAHKTSHTKAQDIDLRTKEYPKGFPEILAGKWYATDTDANLSFYFLPEKILYDGELWDYGKIKKGRKSTKVYLKGSERNIKLSVKTDDKNLISIGIDDKEYRTYNRYHFPKVTKEAPYEVKILPKADTAVYAGYIKGYKPGQGPKSGIIHLNDFLGGLTLPYRFKVKEDGSFRVKLPIHHPISVSVNIDSHYYYHVLFEPGKTTFQLLEGESMEFMGPTARINREIPLYKSVTRPFGSIDYHRDFATKDLLEFTAEEYKQYCLKQEKKALETLHILTLFHQLSPKAQQVLKAGIKFNALYCMLEVESFRGDVLSEFRELDKSKYPDLKPGDDYYDFLTTDILNDLDGLLSVNSAYSIFINRLAHCRWTKSKENGMTHDFANALRILEKVEKTERLSPIEAELLQYDREKGAPFREYEVFSRKNEQEIIDFSVRNEKLVKEFWSIDTGTCANVISGPLLLDYVYQRIEKKSNADKKLLRQLSPKLIEKEREFIDRFGSMLSKVYDKYPVESNLLFKEIVKLNTLDSLRDHHYNGETNLAFDLIKLNNLLSVEDINTIGEGDKRIDLLKEHLNVPVFREYLEMFIAEQYKYHLQREKSVAKKKAVHDADTILAEMIRPLKGKVVLVDFWNTWCGPCLDMHQKLKPLKKDMEGKDVEFLYIADVSSPLKSWRTFADGMKGKHHRVSKEEWQALKAKFGISGIPHLALIGKDGRIINPKIDWIHTVKTWKGFKAMIDKELANEPL, from the coding sequence ATGAAAAGTCTATTGAGTATTTTTCTGTGCGCTTTGTTGTGCGCTACCGCTGGCTGTGCCCAAAAAAATGGCAAGAATTACAAGGTGATCAACTCTCCCGAGCAAAAGCGAAACGGAATGGCATTTACAGTATCTCAAGTCATAATTGATGATACATGTACCATTTTGGAACTTCGTGTAGCTTTGGGGGAAGAAAAAAAGTTAGAACATTACCTGAAAAAAACGTATTTGAATCCTCACGGAACAGAGCAAAAATTGAATTTTTATAAATACAAGCCTTTAAAAGTAACATCCCCTGAGATTTATAAAAGAGTCTGTTTAGCATACTACCCTCACATTCCAGCCGGGACCGAGTTTATAACTCTTGCCCATAAAACTTCCCATACAAAAGCGCAAGATATCGATCTGCGTACCAAAGAGTATCCTAAGGGTTTTCCCGAAATATTAGCCGGAAAGTGGTACGCTACCGACACTGACGCCAATTTATCATTCTACTTCCTGCCAGAAAAGATCTTATATGATGGCGAGTTGTGGGACTATGGCAAAATAAAGAAAGGTCGGAAGTCCACAAAAGTATATCTAAAAGGTAGTGAAAGGAATATAAAACTGTCGGTTAAAACAGACGACAAAAACCTCATAAGCATTGGAATAGACGATAAGGAATATCGAACCTATAACCGTTATCATTTTCCAAAAGTCACAAAAGAAGCGCCTTACGAGGTCAAGATACTGCCGAAAGCGGACACCGCCGTCTATGCGGGTTATATCAAAGGATATAAGCCTGGTCAGGGGCCTAAGAGTGGGATAATTCATCTAAATGATTTTCTTGGAGGGCTTACTTTGCCATATCGATTTAAAGTTAAGGAAGACGGCTCATTTCGGGTTAAACTGCCCATACACCATCCGATCTCTGTATCGGTTAATATAGATTCACACTATTATTATCATGTTCTTTTTGAACCCGGTAAAACAACATTCCAACTTCTAGAAGGCGAGAGTATGGAGTTCATGGGGCCTACCGCCAGAATAAACAGAGAAATTCCACTATATAAATCGGTTACAAGACCTTTCGGATCCATAGACTACCACAGAGATTTCGCAACGAAAGATCTTCTAGAGTTTACCGCTGAAGAATACAAACAATATTGTCTGAAACAAGAAAAAAAAGCGTTAGAGACACTACATATATTGACTTTGTTTCATCAACTCAGTCCTAAAGCCCAACAAGTCCTGAAAGCCGGGATAAAATTCAATGCGCTGTATTGTATGCTTGAGGTGGAATCTTTCAGAGGAGATGTCCTAAGCGAATTCCGTGAACTTGACAAGAGCAAATACCCAGACTTGAAACCAGGAGACGATTACTATGATTTTTTGACAACCGATATACTGAATGACCTTGACGGCCTTCTGTCCGTAAATAGTGCTTACAGCATTTTCATAAATCGTTTGGCTCATTGTCGTTGGACAAAAAGCAAAGAGAACGGTATGACTCATGATTTCGCTAATGCACTCAGGATTCTGGAAAAGGTCGAAAAAACAGAGCGACTAAGCCCAATTGAAGCGGAACTGCTCCAATATGATAGGGAAAAAGGGGCTCCCTTCCGCGAATATGAGGTATTTAGCAGGAAGAATGAACAAGAGATTATAGACTTTAGTGTGCGTAACGAGAAGCTTGTTAAAGAATTTTGGAGTATAGACACCGGAACTTGTGCAAATGTAATTTCCGGTCCTTTGTTATTGGACTATGTATACCAACGAATCGAAAAGAAAAGTAATGCCGACAAGAAACTATTAAGACAGTTATCCCCTAAACTTATAGAAAAAGAAAGGGAGTTTATTGATCGATTCGGATCAATGCTATCTAAGGTTTATGATAAATATCCGGTGGAAAGCAATCTACTATTTAAGGAAATCGTCAAACTAAACACTTTGGACAGCCTTCGGGATCATCATTACAATGGTGAAACGAACTTGGCGTTCGATTTGATCAAACTGAACAACCTACTTTCTGTCGAAGACATAAATACGATTGGAGAAGGGGACAAAAGGATCGATTTGCTCAAAGAGCACTTAAACGTGCCTGTATTTCGGGAGTATCTTGAAATGTTTATTGCCGAACAATACAAGTATCATTTGCAAAGGGAAAAATCGGTTGCGAAAAAGAAGGCAGTCCACGACGCCGACACAATCTTGGCCGAAATGATTCGCCCGCTCAAAGGAAAAGTGGTGCTTGTGGATTTTTGGAACACTTGGTGCGGGCCTTGCCTCGATATGCACCAAAAGCTCAAGCCCCTCAAAAAAGATATGGAGGGCAAGGATGTGGAGTTTCTTTATATAGCGGACGTATCTTCACCGCTCAAGTCATGGAGGACCTTTGCCGATGGAATGAAGGGCAAACATCACCGCGTCAGCAAAGAGGAGTGGCAGGCACTCAAAGCGAAATTCGGGATCTCCGGGATTCCACACCTTGCGCTTATAGGCAAGGACGGGCGGATTATAAACCCTAAGATCGACTGGATTCATACGGTCAAAACTTGGAAAGGGTTTAAGGCAATGATTGATAAGGAGTTGGCAAATGAGCCTTTATGA
- a CDS encoding SDR family NAD(P)-dependent oxidoreductase → MNKTILITGANAGIGKETARQLAMVKTTEKIYLACRNRQKALAAKEALEESTGRSIFKILIMDVSDSDSVRRAVAELDEPVDALILNAGGMGGKEPAKRTKDGVTVITASNLLGHAILVDEMLKAEKINKVVLFASSEAARGIKKMGMNRPALKNSSADEFASVFDGSYFGKNFDPMQVYGAVKYGGTMWMSAMARKFPHIRFVTMSPGGTRGTEGMNDLPFLKRLMLKHIGMPIFMPLMGLSHSLKAGAKRFVEGIANESFKSGVFYASKENVLTGAVVDQSLYFRDLKNETYQDNAYEAVRRFF, encoded by the coding sequence ATGAATAAGACGATATTGATTACGGGAGCCAATGCGGGAATAGGAAAAGAAACCGCCAGGCAATTGGCTATGGTCAAGACTACGGAAAAAATATATTTGGCCTGCCGGAATAGGCAAAAGGCTTTAGCTGCGAAGGAGGCGTTGGAAGAAAGTACTGGACGGTCGATTTTTAAAATCCTGATTATGGATGTCTCCGATTCCGATTCCGTAAGGCGGGCCGTAGCGGAACTGGACGAACCGGTGGACGCCTTAATTCTTAACGCAGGCGGAATGGGGGGCAAGGAACCCGCCAAACGGACCAAGGACGGAGTGACAGTAATTACGGCATCGAATCTGTTGGGACACGCGATTTTGGTGGATGAGATGTTGAAGGCGGAGAAGATCAATAAGGTAGTATTGTTCGCCAGTTCGGAGGCCGCTAGGGGAATCAAAAAAATGGGTATGAACCGTCCGGCGCTGAAAAACTCTTCGGCAGACGAGTTCGCCTCCGTTTTCGACGGTTCGTATTTCGGTAAGAACTTCGACCCGATGCAGGTTTACGGCGCCGTAAAGTACGGAGGGACAATGTGGATGTCGGCAATGGCCAGAAAATTTCCGCATATCCGTTTTGTGACCATGAGCCCAGGCGGCACGCGGGGCACGGAGGGAATGAACGATTTGCCATTCCTAAAACGGCTTATGTTGAAGCATATCGGTATGCCTATTTTCATGCCATTGATGGGACTGTCACATTCCTTGAAGGCTGGGGCGAAACGCTTTGTGGAAGGTATCGCGAACGAGTCGTTTAAGAGCGGAGTATTTTACGCCAGCAAAGAAAACGTGTTGACGGGCGCGGTGGTGGACCAAAGCCTTTATTTCCGGGATTTGAAAAACGAGACTTATCAGGATAACGCCTACGAAGCGGTCAGAAGGTTCTTTTAA
- a CDS encoding IS3 family transposase: MRLLVDPGDKLSIRRQCDCLELYRSSYYYSPKGENAENLELMRLMDRHMIDEPTAGVLRMRSALRDQGFNPSYERVRRLMRKANLYPIYPKKNLSKPGEAKYVYPYLLKEKKVVRKNQVWSIDITYIAMASGFMYMTAIIDVYSRYIVGWGLSNTLEAAASLKVVREAVEIHGKPEILNSDQGSQFTCGEYVNYLKKEGINISMDAKGRALDNIYIERFWRTLKRDHIYLNPADNGLKLYLGIEKWLRRYHNRDHQGIENLKPENVFSGASKAKATAYAHANIDKSKKKQNVKGLINIHTGSTIATTV, from the coding sequence TTGCGTCTCCTTGTCGACCCCGGGGATAAGCTGAGCATTCGCCGTCAGTGCGACTGTCTGGAGCTTTACCGTTCGTCATACTACTACAGCCCAAAGGGGGAAAACGCGGAAAACTTGGAGTTGATGCGCCTTATGGACCGGCACATGATCGACGAACCCACGGCGGGAGTTTTGCGCATGAGATCAGCCTTGCGTGACCAAGGATTCAACCCTTCCTATGAAAGGGTTAGGCGCTTGATGCGCAAAGCGAATCTCTACCCTATTTACCCGAAAAAGAATCTGAGCAAGCCCGGAGAGGCAAAATACGTTTACCCGTATCTGCTTAAGGAAAAGAAAGTTGTCAGGAAAAACCAGGTCTGGTCGATAGACATCACTTATATAGCCATGGCTAGCGGTTTCATGTATATGACGGCGATTATCGACGTCTACAGCAGGTACATAGTGGGTTGGGGTTTGAGCAATACGCTTGAGGCCGCGGCGTCTTTAAAAGTGGTGCGTGAGGCCGTTGAGATTCACGGTAAACCGGAAATACTCAACAGTGACCAAGGTTCCCAGTTCACTTGCGGGGAATACGTGAACTATCTCAAGAAAGAGGGAATAAACATCAGTATGGACGCCAAAGGCCGAGCCTTGGACAACATTTACATCGAACGCTTTTGGAGAACGCTAAAAAGGGACCATATTTACCTGAATCCGGCCGACAACGGTTTAAAGTTGTATTTGGGGATAGAGAAATGGTTGCGACGCTACCACAACAGGGATCACCAAGGAATCGAGAACCTGAAGCCGGAAAATGTTTTTAGCGGAGCGTCAAAAGCGAAAGCCACCGCGTATGCCCATGCAAATATTGATAAGTCCAAGAAAAAACAGAATGTGAAAGGACTTATCAACATTCACACGGGCTCGACGATAGCGACAACCGTTTAA
- a CDS encoding AraC family transcriptional regulator, which produces MEFKEQIIKYKGRIVFIRLSMPYFDRTLKQYAEDEACFMFVNHGEVGIRSQEEYFKVNRRKAMLAKCLNYFFEPPADNDSGDTAVESVGVFLYPSLVKDLFEFDVTTSDYSVDYNLKQIEVDRLLDNYRESIDILLDHPELADESIVSTKLKEFVLLVSKSQNAPSQLDFLAALFKPNEVAFKTIIQNNLYANLSLEELATLCHLSLSSFKRKFKEVFGESPKKYIVRKKVEKAAALLKRESLRISDVAYDVGFDSLATFNRNFASIYEKSPSEYRLD; this is translated from the coding sequence ATGGAATTCAAAGAACAGATCATAAAATATAAAGGGAGAATCGTTTTTATACGTCTTTCCATGCCTTATTTCGACCGTACGCTAAAGCAATACGCTGAGGATGAGGCTTGTTTTATGTTTGTTAACCATGGCGAGGTGGGGATACGTTCGCAGGAGGAATACTTTAAGGTAAACCGCCGGAAAGCGATGTTGGCCAAGTGCCTCAATTATTTCTTCGAACCGCCCGCGGATAACGATTCCGGCGATACGGCGGTGGAATCTGTCGGTGTTTTTCTTTATCCTTCTTTGGTTAAGGATCTTTTTGAATTTGATGTAACCACTTCCGACTATTCCGTTGACTATAACCTCAAACAGATTGAGGTGGATCGGCTTTTGGATAATTATCGGGAAAGTATCGATATCCTGCTGGACCATCCGGAGCTGGCCGACGAAAGTATTGTAAGCACTAAGCTGAAGGAATTCGTTCTGTTAGTATCGAAATCACAGAACGCTCCGTCTCAACTCGATTTTTTGGCGGCGTTATTTAAGCCTAACGAGGTGGCTTTCAAAACCATTATACAGAATAACCTTTACGCCAACCTTTCTTTGGAAGAATTGGCAACGCTCTGTCATCTTAGCCTTTCCTCTTTCAAAAGGAAGTTCAAAGAGGTGTTTGGCGAAAGCCCCAAGAAATATATTGTCCGGAAAAAGGTGGAGAAAGCGGCCGCTTTGCTGAAGCGTGAGAGCCTGCGGATATCCGACGTGGCCTATGACGTGGGCTTTGATTCCTTGGCTACTTTTAACCGGAACTTCGCTAGTATTTACGAAAAATCCCCTTCCGAATACCGCTTGGACTAA
- a CDS encoding DUF4345 domain-containing protein yields the protein MKNSKALKIYLLVAGALLAFIGGSTLAMPVAMKAGVGIDIAGSVSVINDTRAFGAQLLAFGLLTVSAVFVNRLSYTATLVSSLIFLSLGIGRALSLTLDGMPVDGLVKATVLEFVLGLIGLVLFRIEHMAKRKESRVLLG from the coding sequence ATGAAAAACTCAAAAGCACTGAAAATCTATTTGTTAGTGGCGGGTGCGTTGCTCGCTTTTATTGGCGGATCCACCCTCGCTATGCCCGTGGCCATGAAGGCCGGCGTTGGCATAGATATAGCCGGAAGCGTCAGCGTAATCAACGACACCCGGGCCTTTGGCGCCCAGCTACTGGCCTTCGGGTTGTTGACGGTATCGGCCGTTTTCGTCAATCGGCTTTCATATACCGCCACACTGGTTTCCTCTCTTATTTTTCTGTCGCTCGGTATAGGCCGCGCCCTTAGCCTGACGCTCGACGGCATGCCGGTGGATGGTCTTGTAAAAGCAACCGTATTGGAATTTGTGCTCGGGTTAATAGGCTTGGTATTATTCAGAATCGAGCATATGGCCAAGCGCAAAGAGTCAAGGGTATTGCTTGGCTAA
- a CDS encoding discoidin domain-containing protein, giving the protein MRKIYIPWVFALVASVLFTACDDKETQFDAPGEDTFEASPLHVINSVSQYWDTGLFGPKNGFLDFIDTTDTQYQTISYTALANVGTTGKNVWNVLFDTKANMPYSSADVDMLKYFNQDRALGFFAMGEGEKLDNPNALTKNFGFTFEKGPVGALEASGQTLVANNDGFFLKLDQPGDWKVLATAKGKPVIALKGEDQGNQILACGVDIFGNRNAGNVAFYKALMEETAKQSVGNFASKGLNAEGGVPAYEDDNVTIIANKYWSDKVMDIKDRLTQAVSKSKEMSGYPDITAPLRLRIINGEGTFFFHKGEVVLGLGTEQFDGDELGLTVSLGAVAHMWLTKFKERTFRMEGPALLAGVKLANEMGLTGGEDRFLKPLKEMGKAHPDYNKLDYTTLNETNKGDFSVELYAGKFLNLFDKIEAVDAGDSFTEYVRLLSQEPADFPYINAHNDMWILLASSGDVTAATSIMGDEGIAYDNDRVSTPLSYSAEFVNPSEFEATGIAQPGFPLSRLFDGSYSIWHSPWGGGAQPMPHDIIIDMKVARKIGFVFYYPRQGGPKDHIAEAQFFVSDDGENWEDPISEFEWKMPHTNGRKKIYSHLLKKGRYVKMRINDFWRDGETTQGDGDFSVIAELQFYGVEE; this is encoded by the coding sequence ATGAGAAAAATATACATACCGTGGGTTTTCGCGCTTGTGGCCTCGGTTCTTTTCACGGCCTGCGACGACAAGGAAACCCAATTTGACGCTCCCGGAGAAGATACCTTCGAGGCGTCGCCCCTGCATGTGATCAACAGCGTATCGCAGTATTGGGATACTGGACTCTTTGGACCGAAAAACGGTTTCTTGGATTTTATCGATACCACCGATACGCAGTACCAGACGATATCGTACACGGCATTGGCCAATGTAGGTACTACTGGCAAAAACGTATGGAACGTTCTCTTTGATACCAAGGCAAATATGCCATACAGTAGCGCCGATGTGGATATGCTGAAGTATTTTAATCAGGATCGTGCTTTGGGTTTCTTCGCTATGGGAGAAGGTGAAAAGCTTGACAACCCTAACGCACTGACAAAGAACTTCGGATTCACATTTGAAAAAGGGCCGGTAGGGGCTTTGGAAGCCAGCGGACAGACATTGGTAGCCAACAATGACGGATTTTTCCTGAAGCTTGACCAGCCTGGCGATTGGAAAGTATTGGCTACGGCAAAAGGAAAGCCAGTAATAGCGCTTAAGGGCGAGGATCAGGGCAATCAGATATTGGCATGCGGAGTCGATATTTTCGGTAACCGAAATGCCGGGAACGTGGCTTTTTATAAGGCTTTGATGGAGGAAACAGCAAAGCAGTCAGTAGGTAATTTCGCTTCAAAAGGGTTGAATGCGGAAGGAGGAGTACCCGCTTATGAGGATGATAACGTTACGATAATCGCCAATAAATATTGGAGCGATAAAGTAATGGATATCAAGGACCGCTTGACTCAGGCGGTATCCAAATCAAAGGAAATGAGTGGGTATCCAGATATTACTGCTCCGCTCAGATTAAGAATTATAAACGGAGAGGGAACCTTTTTCTTCCATAAAGGAGAAGTGGTGTTGGGCCTCGGTACGGAACAATTTGACGGAGACGAACTGGGTCTGACGGTAAGTCTTGGAGCTGTAGCGCATATGTGGCTGACCAAATTCAAAGAAAGAACTTTCCGTATGGAAGGTCCGGCTTTGTTAGCGGGCGTGAAGTTGGCAAATGAGATGGGACTTACGGGCGGGGAAGACCGTTTCCTGAAACCCCTGAAGGAGATGGGCAAGGCGCATCCCGATTATAACAAACTGGACTATACCACTTTGAACGAGACTAACAAGGGCGATTTTTCCGTAGAGCTTTATGCGGGCAAGTTCCTTAATCTGTTTGATAAAATTGAGGCAGTGGACGCAGGGGATTCTTTCACTGAGTATGTGCGACTTCTGAGCCAAGAGCCTGCCGATTTTCCGTATATCAACGCCCATAACGATATGTGGATCTTGCTAGCCTCTTCAGGAGATGTTACCGCTGCAACGAGCATTATGGGAGATGAGGGTATAGCGTATGATAACGACAGGGTTAGTACTCCTCTTTCTTATAGTGCGGAGTTTGTTAATCCTTCGGAATTTGAGGCGACAGGAATAGCTCAACCGGGTTTCCCACTTAGTAGACTGTTTGATGGATCTTACAGTATCTGGCATAGCCCATGGGGAGGTGGTGCGCAACCGATGCCACACGATATAATCATTGACATGAAAGTAGCTAGAAAGATTGGGTTTGTTTTCTATTATCCACGACAAGGAGGCCCCAAAGATCATATAGCTGAAGCGCAATTTTTTGTTAGTGATGATGGAGAGAATTGGGAAGACCCTATTTCTGAGTTTGAATGGAAGATGCCACACACGAATGGCCGTAAGAAGATTTATAGTCACCTTTTAAAGAAAGGAAGATACGTAAAAATGCGTATAAATGATTTTTGGAGAGATGGAGAGACAACTCAAGGAGATGGTGACTTTTCCGTAATTGCTGAACTCCAATTTTATGGTGTAGAGGAATAA